Genomic DNA from Fibrobacter succinogenes:
CTTAGAACTAGCAACTCAATTCTAAGTTCTACCAACTAACGACTACCTATTATTCAAATAGTTCAGCACCTTGTTCGTAAGGTCGTTTTCCTTTTTCCAGAAGAGCACGGCGCCCGTAGCACGGTCAACAACCATGTCATAGCCTTCCTGGAGCGCAATTTCGTTCACGGCCTTGCGAATCAGCTGGATAATCGGGGCACTCACCTTTTCGTTTTCGGAAATGAGTTCGCCGTTACGTCCATAAACGCGGTCGATGAATGACTTGAGTTCCGTATCCTTCTTGTTGTATTCGGCTTCAAGTTCGCGTTTCTTTTCGTCCGAAAGCATCAAGACTTGCTTATCCAAACGTTCCTTGATGGCAGCAAGTTCCTTCTGCAAAAGGTTCGCCTGCTGTTCCCACTTTGCCACTTGGCGGTCGTATTCTTCTTGAGCTTTCCTAGTACCCTTATAACCGTCAAAGATAATCTTTGAATCCACATGGGCAATGCGAAGACCATCTTCGGCAAAGCTTGCACAGGCAAAAACTACCGAAAGTAAAACTATCAACTTGCGAATCATAGCGCTCCTCCAGTCAGGTTAGAAAGACTGACCAATGACAAAGTTGAATTCCATATCGCCAACCTTGCCGTACTGCGTACCCATGCTGGAAATTTCACCCGGGTCAAGCGGCCAAGCAAAGTCGAAACCGATAATACCAAGCATCGGCACCACAACGCGGAAACCAAAACCGATATCCTTCTTAAGCTTTGTCGGATCCCATTCGCTGAGCGGATTCTTCTTCGGCTTATCGATTCTCTTTTCCGAATCAATGCGATCACCAAACACGTTACCAGCATCAAAGAAGAACGGCAAGAGGTAGAATGTCTGCGGCACAAGTCCAAGCTGAAGTTCAGCACCAATGTACTGGTAGCTACGGCCCAAGCGGCTATTACCAATAGAACCAGAGCTATAGCCACGGAGCATACCATCGTAACCAAGCACGCCACCCATTTTATACAGAGTGCGGTGTTGCAACTTGTCGCCGAAAATCACACCGTATTCGTTTGTAAGGGCAATCGTCAAACGGTCGCGGAAGAGCGGGAACCACCACTTGATAGAAAGATCAGCCTTTATGAATTCAAAGTCACTGCCAAAGTACTTATTGGCCCACTGCACATCAAGCACGTAGCGAGAACCTTCGGTCGGGAATTGCGGCAAATTCTTGTCGTCACGCTGGATGCGGAAGTTGAACGCCGATTCAATACCTGTATAAACTACATAGCTATTGGGGATATTCGGGCCCTGATCGTTCATGAGCCAGCCATAACCAATTTGACCATAGAAGTAGTCATCCGGCCACTTGAGGCGCTTACCGGCAAAGATGTTACCACCGTAGCGGGTAATGTCGTGGTCGTCATAGTCTTCCATGTTCCACCAAGAATAGCTGAGGCTTGCACCGAGCGTAATCGGCTTGTCGAGGAACCACGGTTCCGTAAAGCTAATCGTAGCGCTCTTCTTGTCGGCACCGTATTCGAGGTTCAATGCGGCTTGCTGACCATCGCCCATACAGCAGTTCGGGATGGAGATGCTAGCCGTACCGACAAAGCCATCGCTTTCGCTATAAGAAACACCCAAGCTGAACTGACCTGTACCGGCCTGCTTTTCTTGAACGGCAAAGTCGAGATCCACTTCCTGTTCGCCCACCACCTTGATATCTGGAACAACCATGTCAAAGTAGTTGAGCTGCATAATGTCGCGGAAGCTACGTTCCAAAGCAGACTGGCGGTACGTATCGCCCGGATACAAACGAACTTCGCGGCGGATGACCTTTTCGTTCGTCTTGGTATTGCCACGCACATGAACCTTATGGATCTGAGCCGGCAAGCCTTCGTTCATCTTGTAGGCGAGGTTCACGATAGAATCGTTTTCGAAAGTTCTTTCTTCGTCGAACTGGGCAAAGAGGTAGCCATCTTCGCGGTAAGAATCAAGCAAAGCCTTGCGAGAAGCTTCGTAAAGATACTGGTCAAACACGGCACCGCTATCCAAACGGAACACGTAACCAAGCATCGCATCGGTCTGGACTTCGTTACCGGTAAAGTGGAGCCCGCCCATGTAGTAACGGCGACCTTCAGTCACATCGATATGCACAATGATATCGCTAGAAGTCTTGATGTTATCGTACTTGTAGAGAGCCGGAATCAAGTCTTCGATCATGTAACGCACGAGGAGCTTACTTTCGTAAGCGGTACGCTTCTTGATTTTCAGGAGGGAATCAATCTTCGGGTTGCTCCACTTCTGGTCCTTGACCAAGTCCAGCCATTCATTGCGGGCATTTTCATAACGAATAATGTCATTCAGAATTTTCCAGGCACCTTCTTCATCCTTGACCTGCTGCACACGTCTTGTCACAGGATTTTTGTCACTGGCCTTGCGCATGTGCCTATAATAGTGCGTCACTTCCATTGTCGGCTTGCCAGCCATCTTGAAGAACGGACTCGTAGAATCGGCCAAAGCATCGTTCAATTGCGTGTAAAGCGGAGCCAAGCGTTCTCCAACCGGCACCATGCGTCCAAGGTAGAACAAGCATGAAGAATCCGGGAGATACTCGGCATGATAATCATTGAGTTCAGCATCCAAGAAGCCGAAATGGCGGAACACATTCAGCACGGTATCGCGGTCGGCTTCAAAGATGTTTTCCTTGAATTCGCCGCCCCCCCACCACTGGTTTTCCTTGGAAAGCATGTGATCGGTGATTTCTTCGACCGGCACATGATCGTTGCCTTTCACTTCGACGCCACGGATACGCACCTTGGAACCTTCGCGAATCACGAAGGTCACCTTGTTCTGGTATTCGTCCACCGGTTCTTCGCGGTAGCCCACTTCGGCAAGAAGGAAGCCTTCGGAGCGGTAATGGTCGAGCAAAGCCTGGCGAGTGCGTTCCAGTTGAGCCTTACTGTAAACCTGGCCTGCAATCATGTGGATTTTCAAACGAAGATCATCTTCGGAAACTTCGTCGCAGCCATCCAAAATAGCGGTATCGAGAGCCGGGAGTTCCTTGACCTTGAAGACCAAGTCCACATAGGAACCATCATCACCCACATAGTCCACCCATGCAGTCACATCGTCAAACAAACCGGAAGCGTAAAGCGAACTTACCGAGTTTTGCACCTTTTCTGAAAGCGTAGACGGGGAAAAGCTCTGCCCCGTACGGATGCCGACACGCCCTAAAACCGAGCGTTCGTCCATGTGATGTGTACCTTCGACACGAATCTTGTTAATCTTATTCTCAACCATGTACTTGTCGGAAATTTGCGACATGTCCAACAACTGGGCATTCGACATACCGACCAAAGCAAGAACGAATAAAAGCGAACGGGAACGCAGAATAGACCTACCTATAAAAGCAGTTTATTAAAATTTCTTGCCAAAAATACAAAAAATATACGCTCCCGCCCACTCAACATTTTTAAAAAAGGGCAATCAGCCGACAATCCATAATTCTTGTAAGTGCTGTTAGAACCGTATGGATCCTTCTGACGGAGGATGACGCGACTGAAGGGAGTCTCCTACCTATCTGACGACAGACGAAACGGAGGATGATGCGGCGCTCTTTTAAAGAGTACTTTACATTTTTTGAAAGTGTTACATAAACCATCCACAAACAAGTCGGGATGACATCATCGCCCATATATATGGGCAAGGATTGCGCCGTTTTTTTTCGCAAAGAAAAAGAAACTCTCTTTATTTAGTCGGAACGCAAGCGCATTATTTATATTTAAGTCGAAAAAATTTAACTCACACCCTCTATTGAAGGATACTATGCGATCTACAGCTTGGAACGACGAAGAAAACAAAGTCTTGCCCGAAATGGCTCTTGACTTTATGCCCGAAGAAAAATTACGCGAATTGCAGTTGCAGCGTTTGCGCGCAACCGTGAAGCTCGCCTACGAGAAGGTCCCGCTGTTCCATGAACGCATGGTCGAAAAAGGTGTCAAGCCCGAAGACATCAAGACTCTGAAGGACATCGTGAAGATTCCGTTCTCCATGAAGAAGGACCTTCGCGACACTTATCCGTACGGTCTTTTCGCTGTTGATATGAGCGAAGTCGTGCGTTTGCATGCAAGCTCCGGCACCACCGGTAAGCCGATTGTCGTCGGTTACACCAAGGAAGACATGGAAGTCTGGGCACAGGTTGTCAAGCGCGGCCTCCTCGCTTGCGGTTTCCGCAGCACGGACATTGTGCAGAACTTCTACGGCTACGGCCTCTTCACTGGCGGCCTTGGCATTCACGGCGGTTTCGAAGCACTCGGCGCCACAGTCGTGCCGATTAGCGGCGGCAATACCGAACGCCAGGTGATGCTCATGAAAGACTTTGGCGTGACCGCTGTCGGTGG
This window encodes:
- a CDS encoding outer membrane protein assembly factor, whose amino-acid sequence is MSNAQLLDMSQISDKYMVENKINKIRVEGTHHMDERSVLGRVGIRTGQSFSPSTLSEKVQNSVSSLYASGLFDDVTAWVDYVGDDGSYVDLVFKVKELPALDTAILDGCDEVSEDDLRLKIHMIAGQVYSKAQLERTRQALLDHYRSEGFLLAEVGYREEPVDEYQNKVTFVIREGSKVRIRGVEVKGNDHVPVEEITDHMLSKENQWWGGGEFKENIFEADRDTVLNVFRHFGFLDAELNDYHAEYLPDSSCLFYLGRMVPVGERLAPLYTQLNDALADSTSPFFKMAGKPTMEVTHYYRHMRKASDKNPVTRRVQQVKDEEGAWKILNDIIRYENARNEWLDLVKDQKWSNPKIDSLLKIKKRTAYESKLLVRYMIEDLIPALYKYDNIKTSSDIIVHIDVTEGRRYYMGGLHFTGNEVQTDAMLGYVFRLDSGAVFDQYLYEASRKALLDSYREDGYLFAQFDEERTFENDSIVNLAYKMNEGLPAQIHKVHVRGNTKTNEKVIRREVRLYPGDTYRQSALERSFRDIMQLNYFDMVVPDIKVVGEQEVDLDFAVQEKQAGTGQFSLGVSYSESDGFVGTASISIPNCCMGDGQQAALNLEYGADKKSATISFTEPWFLDKPITLGASLSYSWWNMEDYDDHDITRYGGNIFAGKRLKWPDDYFYGQIGYGWLMNDQGPNIPNSYVVYTGIESAFNFRIQRDDKNLPQFPTEGSRYVLDVQWANKYFGSDFEFIKADLSIKWWFPLFRDRLTIALTNEYGVIFGDKLQHRTLYKMGGVLGYDGMLRGYSSGSIGNSRLGRSYQYIGAELQLGLVPQTFYLLPFFFDAGNVFGDRIDSEKRIDKPKKNPLSEWDPTKLKKDIGFGFRVVVPMLGIIGFDFAWPLDPGEISSMGTQYGKVGDMEFNFVIGQSF
- a CDS encoding OmpH family outer membrane protein — its product is MIRKLIVLLSVVFACASFAEDGLRIAHVDSKIIFDGYKGTRKAQEEYDRQVAKWEQQANLLQKELAAIKERLDKQVLMLSDEKKRELEAEYNKKDTELKSFIDRVYGRNGELISENEKVSAPIIQLIRKAVNEIALQEGYDMVVDRATGAVLFWKKENDLTNKVLNYLNNR